Proteins from a genomic interval of Oncorhynchus clarkii lewisi isolate Uvic-CL-2024 chromosome 13, UVic_Ocla_1.0, whole genome shotgun sequence:
- the LOC139423990 gene encoding interleukin-8-like — protein MSIRMSASLVVVLLALLTITEGMSLRGMGADLRCRCIETESRRIGKLIKKVEMFPPSSHCRDTEIIATLSKSGQEICLDVSAPWVKRVIEKMLANNK, from the exons ATGAGCATCAGAATGTCAGCCAGCCTTGTCGTTGTGCTCCTGGCCCTCCTGACCATTACTGAGG GGATGAGTCTGAGAGGCATGGGGGCTGACCTGCGATGTCGCTGCATTGAGACGGAAAGCAGACGGATTGGTAAACTCATTAAGAAGGTGGAGATGTTCCCTCCCAGCTCGCACTGCAGagacactgagatcat TGCCACTCTGAGCAAGAGCGGTCAGGAGATTTGTCTGGATGTCAGCGCTCCGTGGGTCAAGAGGGTCATTGAGAAGATGCTGGCCAA CAACAAATGA
- the LOC139423991 gene encoding forkhead box protein D2-like, with translation MTLDLEPMEDFVIDVVGEGLRDNGEEHLVSLPLEETRSAEHEPETFLSSSGQDEDRDDCSPTSKCPPAASKSPASVKPPYSYIALITMAILQSPKKRLTLSEICDFISHRFVYYREKFPAWQNSIRHNLSLNDCFVKMPREPGNPGKGNYWTLDPNSSDMFENGSFLRRRKRFKRQHFRFGVLKEQSLEPSGFHNFYGTYGLGTAGLQLPSLEIRLPSPFGFHHHAHSSCAPTIPPVSSLLPALSSLFTRNSFAAKAFLQSQQPVTIGSFNPSRYATFSSALTTSAPYASPALFHSAASPHLVSLHEEYQKLQTQRSTSDLANEQCL, from the coding sequence ATGACATTGGACTTGGAGCCCATGGAAGATTTTGTTATTGACGTAGTAGGAGAGGGACTCAGGGATAACGGAGAGGAGCATCTCGTGTCCTTACCTTTGGAAGAGACGAGAAGTGCAGAGCATGAACCCGAAACGTTTTTGTCTTCTAGTGGGCAGGATGAGGATAGGGACGACTGCTCACCCACATCGAAGTGTCCTCCAGCAGCAAGTAAAAGCCCGGCGTCGGTAAAGCCTCCATACTCCTACATCGCTTTGATAACAATGGCCATATTACAAAGCCCAAAAAAGCGACTTACCCTCAGCGAGATATGTGACTTTATCAGCCACCGATTCGTTTATTATCGTGAGAAGTTCCCTGCCTGGCAGAATTCCATCAGACACAACCTTTCGCTCAATGACTGCTTTGTCAAAATGCCCCGAGAGCCTGGTAATCCAGGGAAGGGAAACTACTGGACGCTAGACCCCAATTCTTCGGACATGTTTGAGAATGGGAGCTTTCTGCGTCGAAGGAAGAGGTTCAAACGCCAGCATTTTCGTTTCGGGGTGCTCAAGGAGCAATCCCTTGAGCCCAGTGGCTTTCACAACTTTTATGGTACTTATGGACTCGGCACAGCGGGTCTTCAGCTACCCAGTTTGGAGATTCGGCTTCCATCACCATTCGGCTTCCATCACCATGCGCACTCATCATGCGCTCCCACCATCCCACCTGTTAGCAGCCTGCTACCGGCTTTGTCGAGCCTGTTTACCAGGAACTCTTTCGCTGCCAAGGCTTTTCTTCAATCACAACAGCCTGTCACTATCGGGTCCTTCAATCCGAGCCGCTATGCCACCTTTTCTTCCGCTTTGACCACCAGCGCTCCATATGCGTCCCCTGCGCTGTTCCACTCCGCGGCGTCTCCACATCTCGTCAGTTTACATGAAGAATATCAGAAATTACAAACTCAGCGCAGCACCTCTGACCTGGCTAATGAGCAGTGCTTGTGA